The following coding sequences are from one Candidatus Nitrohelix vancouverensis window:
- a CDS encoding NADH-quinone oxidoreductase subunit D translates to MSDLKENLHTEHMVLNMGPSHPATHGTVKFLLTLDGETVVKMDVEVGYLHRGFEKMCESVTWTNVFPYTDRLNYCSAIMNNIGYALAVEKLCGIEATERCQYIRVVTNELARITDHYTNIAAAALELGALTAFIYFVETREILWDLLEKVCGARLTSNYIRIGGLMCDLPPGFNDDLEAAYPKLDSLYEDVDKLLTKNRIFLDRMRDTGGISKENAITWGFTGPCLRACGIDYDVRKAHPYLVYDKLDFDIPIGTVGDNFDRYLVRMEEIKQSFKIIKQAMKDMPEGPINVSNPYLRVPSKQDVYSKMEEMIAHFKVVIDGLKPPVGEVYLPTEAANGELGFYLVSDGTGKPYKCRVRPPCFTMTAAMEDMCKGGMLADIIPTFDMINMIGGECDR, encoded by the coding sequence ATGAGCGATTTAAAAGAAAATTTGCATACCGAGCACATGGTCCTCAACATGGGGCCTTCTCACCCCGCCACCCATGGAACCGTTAAGTTCCTGCTGACTCTGGACGGCGAAACCGTCGTCAAGATGGACGTCGAAGTGGGTTATCTGCATCGCGGATTCGAGAAGATGTGCGAAAGCGTCACCTGGACGAATGTCTTCCCCTACACGGATCGCTTGAACTATTGTTCCGCAATCATGAACAATATCGGCTATGCGCTGGCGGTTGAAAAACTCTGCGGCATCGAAGCCACCGAGCGTTGCCAGTACATTCGAGTCGTCACCAACGAACTGGCCCGCATCACAGATCATTACACCAACATCGCCGCCGCCGCTCTTGAACTGGGCGCGCTGACCGCATTCATCTATTTCGTTGAAACTCGCGAAATTCTCTGGGACCTTCTTGAAAAAGTTTGCGGAGCACGACTGACCTCCAATTACATCCGCATCGGCGGATTGATGTGCGACCTGCCACCGGGATTCAACGACGATCTCGAAGCGGCTTACCCGAAACTCGATTCTCTTTACGAGGATGTTGACAAATTGTTGACCAAGAATCGTATTTTTCTCGACCGAATGCGCGACACCGGCGGCATCTCGAAGGAAAATGCAATCACCTGGGGATTCACGGGACCTTGTCTGCGCGCTTGCGGCATTGATTACGACGTTCGCAAAGCTCACCCCTATCTGGTCTACGACAAACTTGATTTTGACATTCCCATTGGAACGGTTGGCGACAATTTCGACCGCTATCTGGTTCGAATGGAAGAAATCAAACAAAGCTTCAAGATCATCAAGCAAGCCATGAAGGATATGCCTGAAGGCCCGATTAACGTGAGCAACCCGTATTTGCGCGTGCCGTCAAAACAGGACGTTTACTCCAAGATGGAAGAGATGATCGCTCATTTCAAAGTCGTTATTGACGGACTCAAACCGCCTGTCGGCGAAGTGTACCTGCCTACGGAAGCGGCGAATGGCGAACTCGGCTTCTATCTGGTCAGCGACGGCACCGGGAAACCTTACAAATGCCGCGTCCGACCGCCCTGCTTCACCATGACGGCGGCGATGGAGGATATGTGCAAAGGCGGAATGCTGGCGGATATCATCCCCACCTTTGACATGATCAATATGATCGGCGGGGAATGCGACCGCTGA